gacgtgtcaaactaGTTTTATCAGTTCTGATGGCTCTCAAATGATTGTAGTAAAACTGATCAGTTCTAACTGATCATTCAGTCGACTACATAGTTCAGTTATCTTATTTCAGTTGCTTTATCTGTGCACTAATCTTTAGTTAGGCAACCAatagtttgcatatttttagatcagttttttcagtcttcttgatcagtttgttcaATATTTTTACGCTCgatttgtcaaacttccgaaattaagtttccaacactaggtaaattgtaaatccacggattatgctactcgttcctatcacgaGCCATTCTCTCGAACTCATTCGCAATATGAAATCGTTATTCAAGCTAGCTACGCTTCAACAACGCAATGAAAATAATATccaaatcaagaataaatcaaaattcgATAGATGAATTAACTAAACTTGGTTTCGGGGTATGATCCCCTTAAATTCcaacaaataatgaaaattagcTACTAGGAACTCATGATCAAACtaagaaaaacaatattttgaCAAGAAGAATTAAAATAGAAATGCTAGACGTGACGAAAACGTGAAAAACATTGCTCGAAAATCTTgaaatcttcaactccaagcttTCTCCATGCCTTTTCTGTCTTCCCAACTTTGTGGCTGCTGAAAAGTATCTTAATTTTCGTCCTTAGGGTTCCTTTGTGCAGCCCCACTTGGCAACCTCCCCCGGAAAACAAGAAATCATCTTCAATATTTTTTCCAAATTGAGTACCGCTCGGGCGATAAGATTCTACCGTCCGAGAGCCAACTTCTTTGTAATTTCTCTCGAAATGTGCGGTAAttgcgctcgagcggtaagattatACCGCACGAACGCCGAGTCCTCTATATTCCTAGTCTTCGAAAGGCACATCTCGTGTCCGAGCGGCAAGATTCTACCACCCGGGCGCCAACTCTTCTGTCCAGAAATCCATCTTTGCATccgagcggtaagattctaccgctcgggcaccaaCTTTTACGCCCCTTTCCTCTCTTTCTCGCGTGGCTTGTGTATTTCTCTCCCGATTTCAGGTATCCGGCCATTTCATCTGCAAATTCATCACGTACGAGTGAGACACGATCATATGCATATGCTAATTCTAAAACGAACACAGAATGCAAATATACACGAAACTATTACAATAAAATACGTAAAAATGACGCACATCAAATGGTGAGctaagattgatcaatcgaccacATGATGATACGATTAAAGTTAGTCACTTTCATGGAtcaaatttcacccaaaatgatgtATGATGAtagaaagctttacgatttaaggattttctatttatttatgtttacaaatttatgttagttattttaaataaaagtatgatttttattcATATGTGTGTATaggtattatttgttactcaaggttagaacgtgctgaatcattagactcactaggtttggatgGTTGCTGGTGAGGATGAGATTGATAGAGGCACCGACGCTTGAGTAGATCGAGTCCGGCAGTATACTCCCGAGAGACTTTATTTTCCGCACTTACttagtatttaaagtttttacttaaatattttgaggattatttatttagaaattttatgctttattttgatatCTAGGATttggattaatttaaaagtcgaaGTATGATTTTGGTGGTTGCCGATTTAtgcatttttatgcatttaagatttttaaaggTTGAGTTGTTTTAAATCagtgtttcgaattttatgattacaaaaaaaaaattagtaggattttaaagttaaaaaataaGGGACGCTACACTAACACTGCATTGGAATATAAAGATGTGTCTGCTCATTTGAAACACGATGAGAGTTTATATAAAAGAGTTCCCACATAAGAAGATTGGTCAAAAGTGAAATAGATTTTTTCTAAATTGGAAATTTTTTATGATGCCACAGAGTTGCTTTCGGGGACCAATTATCCCACTATAAATCTTTTCTTTTCAACTATTGGTGATAATAACGATTCTTTTGGATGATAATGTGGTGAATACAGTAGAAAGAAATATGAAATTAAAGTTTAAAAAGTATTGGAAGGTGATGAATTGTTTATTGGCAATTGGAAGCATTTTAGATCCGAGGTAAAAGATGGAGACAATTCAGTTTTATTATCCTCTTGTTTATAGTGATATGTCTTCATTTGAgattgaaaaaataaagaaaaagttGTATGAAGTTGAAGAGTACAAAAAGAAATTCAAACAATATCAGGAAACTGAGAGATTCACGATCTTCATATTTAAGGCCTCCACTTCCTAAGCGTGGTAGTTATGCTGGTAAATTTGAGATGTTAATGGATTTTAATACTAATATTGAACTTTAGAAGTCGGAGTTGGATTATTATTTGGAATAGGATTTGTTGCCAAGAAATACAAGTGACTTTGATATCTTATGTTAGTGGAAGACGGATGAGATCAAATATTCCATTTTGCATTATATTGCAAAAGATGTGTTGGCCATTCCTGTGACGACTATTGCTTCTGAATCAAAATTCAATACTAGTGGGAGAGTTTTAAGTGCTCACCGTAATCACTTCATCTTAAACTGTGGAGGCTTTGATGTGTGCTCGAGATTGGTCATTGAGTGAAATTCAAAGTATTAAATAGTTTCAAAACAAATTGTTTATgatactttatttattttttaaatttgtaatatttttttatttttttgtcttATTAGATTCTATAGCTTCAAAGGATCAAAATTTTGACAACGATTCTGATATAGAGGTAAgtaataagttttttttattgtattaaaTGTTAATAATTTTTTCTCTTTGTCTGATTATTTTTTAGGAGCCAAAGTCATGCACTAGCAGTAATACTGATTACAACATGGAGTGATGTGATGCAATATAATGGAGAAGAAAGTAATCTGATGATGCTAACGAGTTTGATCTTTTATATTTATTGAACTATGGATTTGTTTTTTGAGAAGATTGAACTATGGATTATTAATGGTATGATATGTGTATTGTTTAAATAGTGTAAGTTTTATGTATGTCATTGAATTTTTGTATCAATACTTTTAAGTcaaatttaaaagtttttgtATCCATTCAATAAATGTTTAaagtttcataaaaaaaaacattcaaGCAGGGACGTGAATGGGGCCGGGGATATAGTTCGGGGTCGGGGATAAGGATGACAAACCCTTCCTCGGCCTCGCCCCCGTCCCGTCCTATTGACATCCCTAGGCCCAAACCACTCAATAAGCTAGATGACTCTTAACATGAGATAATAaagaatttacaatatatgtataataaatattaaaatatagatgcataattatttttaacTCCAATTATTATAAAATCCAAACAAAAAACGATGTTTACAAGTAAAGAAACCATATTTTACaatgtaaaagaaaaaaatcgaaTAAGTTTATTTTAATGACAAATGCAAACATATATGaagattaattttattaattttttaatgaatataATAGTTAATCAATGTAATTATATATTACATAAGATATCGTTTGATTTGTAAGATATGATGATTCATAAATAAGgatgataaattaatatatttttataatccAATGTTTTATAATTCTAATCATTTATAAAACTGACCCAACAttggataaaaaaatatataatcaacTAATGATTAATTCTACCTATCAATCAATGtctaaatatgaaaaaaaaattaaaaataaacattgaTTTATGTGCTTTTTAAttaatagtaataattatgcaaaAATTTCACACTGAACTCACATAAAATCACTCATTAATATACCCATTTAAATAGAGGCCCAACTATATGTGAAATTTGGCCCATTTACAGGCCCATTGAGTGCCTTGCTTCGAATATTAAACCCTAGCACAATCTCACTCATTTAAGTCCACACTCCGCCGTCCCCTGCACACAAACACACACGCCCACGCCGCTGCACAGAAATGGGACGGGTGATTCGTTCACAGCGTAAGGGAGCTGGATCCGTGTTCAAGTCTCACACGCACCACCGGAAGGGACCGGCCAGATTCCGATCCCTCGATTTCGGCGAGCGTAATGGGTACTTGAAGGGAGTAATCACCGACATCATCCACGACCCCGGTCGTGGCGCTCCCCTGGCTCGCGTCACCTTCCGCCACCCCTTCCGCTACAAGCACCAGAAGGAGCTCTTCGTCGCCGCCGAGGGCATGTACACCGGGCAGTTCGTGTATTGTGGGAAGAAAGCGAACCTCATCGTGGGTAATGTTCTCCCTATCAGATCCATTCCCGAGGGTGCCGTTGTCTGCAACGTCGAACACCACGTCGGTGATCGTGGCGTTTTCGCTAGAGCTTCTGGTGATTATGCTGTCGTCATTTCTCACAACCCCGATAATGGTACCTCTAGGTATAATTTAACTAAATCTCTGTTTTTATTTgttatatatgtttaattcattCTCATGCTCTGTAATTATATTTGGATGTATTGATTTTGCTTCATTGGTTTTgattaattttatgatttattgtatatttaatcCGGAATGATGTTTTATCCTGGTTCAATGTTCTCCTGAATAAGATTTTCAGTAGTTTCTTAATATGATAACATGCGTGTAATCGTATGGTTTATTTTCTGTGATAATATTGCTGTCATTTCCGGGCATATTAAGATAAAATGGTGCTTGAGAGCCAATGCTTAGTTATTTAAGCACGAAGGTGTGCACCTAGACTCAATGCTCGTTGAGGCTCTTTCTTTCTTCCTTGACGAAGCTCTGTTTTAACTGTAAAGCCCAAGTCTTGGTGCGTTTTAAAGGCTCCAGGTCACTTGTAAGCTTATCTTCAACGTAGAGATAGTGAATCGAAGATGAAATACAAAAAACTAAACACTTATTTATTTGTTTGCTAATTAATTTTGTTGTATTTATCTGCAATAATTTGTAAACTGCATATCGCATTATATGTGATAAAATTTTGTTCAGGTTACTTATATTCTAGTGGCGCTATATGCGGACGGTGCTTCACTTTAGTAAAGCCTGCTCTGCTTTGAGACTTAAATACTCATAAGCCTTGGTGTGTCATACACTTCTAATAACTATGCATGCTGCCATTGAAATTCGAATATTTTCTGTTCTTGATTACAATTGATCATGATATTGACTAAATATGATGTCTGTATATGGATGTTTGAATTTTTCATTTCATGTCTTGACATTTTTTTTTCACCTGCTCATGGTTGGTTGTGTTATTTTGTGTTGTGTGGATATTTGGAAGTAGGGTTAATTTTTAGATAAGCTTCTTTCATAATTTTCATTACTGCAATTCAAGTTACCAAATTCAAGATGCTTAAACTTATTCCCATGATATAATCGAAGTGGAGGGGCTACAACCTCCAGCATTTCTTATTTGCCGCGTTGATGTGTCATTTTCCTTGCACAGAATTAAGCTTCCATCAGGAGCCAAGAAAATTGTGCCTAGTGGTTGTCGTGCGATGATTGGCCAAGTTGCGGGAGGAGGTCGTACTGAGAAACCACTTTTGAAGGCTGGAAATGCATATCACAAATTCCGAGTGAAGAGAAATTCTTGGCCCTAAGGTCCGTGGTGTTGCTATGAATCCTGTGGAGCATCCTCATGGAGGTGGTAACCACCAACACATTGGTCATGCTAGTACTGTCCGTCGTGATGCTCCACCTGGGCAGAAGGTTGGTCTTATTGCTGCCAGGAGAACTGGTCGTCTTCGTGGTCAAGCTGCTGCTACTGCCGCCAAAGCAGACAAGGCCTAGTTTGCTCTTTAGTCGATAATGAACTTGATTTCCTTTACTggtgttttcttttgttttgtacGAGTCAGATTTTGTCATTCAATGGCGTCTGAATTATCATGCTAGAGGATGTGCGAGTTGATGGATCTTGAATTATATTATTTCTCAGTCGACTTTTTTGGATTGTTTTTCAGTTgggataaatttttttttttcctgttaAATATTATTACTGTGTTATTATCAATTTTCTAGTTTTTCATCAGCGCCATGTACGGATAATTATCTAATTAATGATTGAAATTAATAAGAATGATAATCtcttttattttatctataatgTTACTTTTTATCAAATCGAAATGTCTATTATTTTtacttatatatatttaaatcttAACAATGAAACgattgaataaaaaaattatttttgtatttcgattaataaataatatcacGTTTGTATTAGACAAATGAATAATGTGTATCAATTATATAATGTatacatataaatttatatatatttacaaaAGTAATAAAATACAATGATAAACACAATACAAACTTTTAATATGGTTTAAATTTCAATAAGAGATTTCATATTCTAATATGAAAAGTCATCCAATAGACATGATACAATGACATTCATTATAATTTGGTACAATAAcctataaattatatatttattattaaacaATTAATATGTTAAATGCATACTtacattatatataattttctcaTTTAGTAAATTCATTTCGGGGGATTTTATTAAATTGAGCACACAAATTTGCTTGTATAATCATATACAATACACGAGATGTTAGTTTATATaactaaatattaaaatagtaaaTACACACAtttgaataaataattaaattaaaatacaaataaactAAACAGTTTATAGATCATACATTTAGAAAACAAATTACAGATTTTGAAAAACTTccttaaaatacaatatttgtCGCTGAATTATTCGGGTTCCTATCAATATCACATATCAAAACTTTTAGACCCTTATTGTTTGTAACTCTGGATACAGCAACATACAACTCACCATGACTAAAAACAAGATTCTACAAAAGATGTCCTACATGAGACAATGTTGCGTATTATACAATCAAATGATACTGTctttgttgaaatttaaaagtaaGTCTTGGATAAGAAGACGTCAATGACATTCTTGGAAAAAGCACTTTATGACCTGCATTACTTCAAGTAAGAATTTGTCCTTTCAAAACACGGTTTCCGAGCCTTGTCACGATCAATCTTGTGTAATTGCATAATGTTAGGATCGTTTTGAAGGGTCGAAGTTGTAACGTATCGTAATTTACACTACTTAGAATTttgcaaaaaaacaaaaattttcttaaatatgaaatgaactttcgaatttgcattaaaatgtctcgttcgtctaaaaacatttgccaTAAACCAACCACACTCAAGTTTGCCAAGCCATCTAAAAGTATTTACAATAAGAGATCACCATAGAAATTTTGCTAACGAAAATACTTGCTTTAGAACATCGTaaacaaacatgaaatcagagtatttgaaactttcataaattcttaaaaacatggcggtcctcgggtttagcctcccgctcagtccaagtcagctcactggtcctcacccctcgtctcctcagaTGCATCTTGCATCGATctagtctagtgagtctaaagactcaacatgtataaactggaagtagcaagtaatacgtaataaaatcatatgtaactttaaaatagaacatacatacttgaactttaacATGCGCGTAAAAGCTTGATCTTACATACTGAAAGGGATCGTATTAGGTgaccgaatgcgcaacggaagtttcaaaatttggttttcaagatgaaaaattcgaacacctcatactagaatgtgtagcaaatacaaaacacaagcatatgacattcatagtgtgtttagaaatctttacctatcaatctcaaagattgatgttatggctccaaCCAGGTtataaacaacttggctcttcaaaggcaagacaattTACAAGCTtcattccttcaaaattaggcccaccaccaactaggtagatcccctcatattttgcactagaaaaataggaggatttttctttgagaagtgatttctttcctcaactcttgaagaagaaaaatgagagaaaaattgagagaatgATGTTGAATATTTCGGCCATGTGTGTatgaggagagaagggagagcaactttcttggttgtgtaaaaagtgAAGTCCAACTTTTGCACTGCCATGCCTTGATTaaacaaaaagttgtctcccaactcttcacctcccatgtaTGCAttttgagtgggcttgtaacaattacatggtccatggactttaatttaattgtctcaaacatatttgacctcaattaaactttacttgaatttactcaagtcactagttgataattattttactattgggctctacaagacccaatatgatttaattaattcaacacttgaattaatttaattatttggactctactaggcccactagtgttaaattaattcaatacttgaattaatttaatttagtccataataatgtttatgaaaatcacaattttcaaatacattatttatttggccaacttttaatttaggaacacattcataaattaaaaattacatctctctcattgaagtcatacttctattcttccttacgcttataaactcctttataagccgttcaacacattgaactattttacttctcaaagggatctagaaagctagtacttgtgtggccctcaatggttcattgatacaactagccgtgggttcacatctccatgtgatttggactaaacatgtccttatacgagcataccccaattgctccattcttacttatcaactcttgataacaagaacgtcagaactcaagtctgatagtacccaaccaaccatgttaaacgcctagcaacatcgcttacatgattccctaggtatcaaatgatagtgcctgcaagaaccattcaattatggttagcgtacagtatggtctcttcaactcatatatcccgaccgattcgacaaccattggtttatcgagagttgtcaatgaatcgatactatgtgtcatgtcgtagttgcatcgatggtgtaatctatgaaacccctttcataattaccaccatactctgatcagagatttcatactacatacacataggatatccatacccgaaggtaagcggtgaatccccgactacaatgcatcgactcctatatgtttcgacaaaacacccaaccttgccaacTGATAACCCctaaagagtcggtaaacaagtcaaagtgtaattctagcacatagagtctcaatgttgtcccgggtcataaggactaatggtgtacaaccataaactaggacgtttccactcgataagtgagaaccacttggaaagtcctttatggagggttgttcagtgcactctaccaggagcacctatctgcatgctcggacatcacaatgtcccctaccaatgaaacatggtactcacatcgcagatactagtctcgaactcgagcggcctatatccttcttagcggcggctgaatcgactaggaactgtttagaatatacagtattccaaatatgagtttcatgatactcatcatatgagcatctcatattctttctactatgtgtatattcaagggctttatctatgcaactagcatgggtattcagataaagatgtgccaataataatttcaaatattattaaaataaagattgtttattcatagagtttcattgtgaacactcgaccaacacttggctcgacgggcacctactctaacaatctcccacttgcactagagccaactacctatatgcttcaaacccatcaattcgcgatgctactcgaataatggtccaggtaaaggcttagttagtggatcagcaacattatctgcggagccgactttgtcaatcgagacatctcctctttccacgatctctcggaggatgtggtactttctcaatacatgtttggacttctgatgagaccttggctcctttgcttgagctaaagctcccgtgttgtcacacaacaccgggacaggagcaactccattaggaatgacatccaactcttggacgaaattccttatccaaacagcctcctttgctgcatctcatgcagcaatgtattcggcctcagtggtgggaTCCggagtactgtcttgcttggaactcttccaagagacagcagcaccattgagcatgaatacgaacccagaggttgacttcgagtcatcgatatcgctttggaagctagagtcggtatagccttccaatttcagttctccaccccatagaccaagaacaacttattggtccttctcaaatacttgaggatgtctttcacagctttccgagtgtggaagaccagggttcgattgatatctaatcactacacttagtgcgaaagccacgtcaggacgtgtagatatcataccatacatgatgctaccaattgcagatgcataaggaatacttgtcatcgccgctatctctacatcagtcttgggagacatagacttggataggggcacgccatgacacattagtagatgtcctctcttggactcatccatcgagaacctcttcacgacggtatcaatgtatgtggactgggtgataccaagcaat
This window of the Primulina tabacum isolate GXHZ01 chromosome 4, ASM2559414v2, whole genome shotgun sequence genome carries:
- the LOC142543242 gene encoding LOW QUALITY PROTEIN: large ribosomal subunit protein uL2-like (The sequence of the model RefSeq protein was modified relative to this genomic sequence to represent the inferred CDS: deleted 1 base in 1 codon) — its product is MGRVIRSQRKGAGSVFKSHTHHRKGPARFRSLDFGERNGYLKGVITDIIHDPGRGAPLARVTFRHPFRYKHQKELFVAAEGMYTGQFVYCGKKANLIVGNVLPIRSIPEGAVVCNVEHHVGDRGVFARASGDYAVVISHNPDNGTSRIKLPSGAKKIVPSGCRAMIGQVAGGGRTEKPLLKAGNAYHKFRVKRNSWPKVRGVAMNPVEHPHGGGNHQHIGHASTVRRDAPPGQKVGLIAARRTGRLRGQAAATAAKADKA